A window of Clostridium taeniosporum genomic DNA:
TATTTTTTTAAATAGCATTCAACTTATATTATAACCAAGTAACATTAAAATCATATCATTATTATAATTTTTTTCTTATTTTTAAGAAAAAAGTAACTATAATTCTACCACTTTTACATTTTCATCCCCAACAAATTTTCTTAATAAATTTAATGCATCCTCATTAATATTTACCCATCTGTCTCTTGGCACTCTAAATTGTTGCCTTTGTTCTTGTGAAAAAATATAAATAGGTGTATCACCATTATATTCCTTTAATAATTCTTTTAAATTTAAACTTAATTCTTTTGCTTTAATAGTATTTTCTACCCTTAAATAAACCTTGGTAGAATTTATTTTTTCTAATGGTTCTATGCTCTCACATATTAATTTAGGTAATTCATCTGCTTTTAAACTTATTCTTCCTTTAATTATTACTAAGGCATCCTCATAACACAATTCTCTCACTCTATCTAACACTTTTGGAAATACTATAACTTCTATAGTTCCTGTTAAATCTTCCAATTGTATAAATGCCATAATAGTATTATTTCTTGTAACTTTTTTATTTACTTGAGTTAATATTCCACCTAAAATTACCCTATCATTATCTTTAATTCCAGATTCATTATTAATAACAACATCATCTGCCATAGGTATTTCTAAAGTATTATCTAACATTTCATTATGAGAAAATATTTTTCCTATTTCATTTGAAGTTTGAAATTTTAAACTCTGTACATAGTCATCTAATGGATGCCCAGATATATATAATCCTGTCATTTCCTTTTCCATTGCAAGTAATGTTTTTTTATCAAATTCTTTTATATTAGGATAATTAATTTGTGGTACATATATATCGTCAGCTGCAAATAGACTTATTTGACCATCTATATTTCTCTTTCTATCACTTGAAATGCTATCAACCATTTTTTCATATACAGCTAATAACTGTGACCTATATATTTTAAAACTATCAAATGTTCCAGCTTTTATTAAACTTTCAATGGTTCTCTTATTTATAGCTGATAAATCTATCTTATTAATAAAATCATATAATGAATCAAACTTATCTTTAACTTCTCTTGTTTTTACAACACTATTTATCAAGTTCATACCAACATTCTTTATTGCTGCTAAACCAAATCTAATAGTATCACCTTTAACAGTAAATTTAGCAAAACTTTCATTTATATCTGGTGGAAGTACCTGTATTCCCAATTCTTCTGCCTTAGAAATATAATATACCACCTTATCACTGCTTCCCATAAATGAGTTCAACATAGCAGCTATCATTTCAACTGGATAATATCTCATTAAATAAGCTGTTTGATATCCAACTACAGCATAAGCAGCTGCATGAGATTTATTAAAAGCATAAGATGCAAAGTCCATCATATTATCAAAAATTTTATTTGCTACTTCTTCACTAATTCCATTTCTAATACAACCTGGAACTACTACTTCATCATTTTCTATAATTCCATGCATAAAGTTTTTTCTTTCTTCTTCCATAACTTTGTGCTTTTTCTTAGACATGGCTCTTCTAACCATATCACTTCGTCCCATAGAATATCCTGCAAGCTTTCTAACTATCTCCATAACTTGTTCTTGATATACTATTACCCCATAAGTTACATCCAATATATCTTCTAATTCTGGTGTATCATATTTAACTTTATCTGGATTCCTTTTACACTCTATATATCTTGGTATTTCAGCCATAGGACCTGGTCTATATAATGAAATTCCTGCAATTATATCTTCTAATGAATCAGGTTTTAATTCTTTCATAAAAGATACCATTCCTGGTGATTCTAATTGGAATACTCCTGCAGTCTTACCTTCCCCTATCATTTTATAAACTTCTTTATCATCAAAATCTATTTTATCTAAATTTATTTCGATATTTTTATTATCCTTTATAAGTTTAAGAGCTTCACTCATTACAGTTAAAGTTCTTAAGCCTAAAAAGTCCATTTTCAATAATCCTAACTCTTCTAGTGTTGTCATTCCAAATTGAGTTACTATCATTTCATCATTTTTTTGTAGAGGAACATACTCAACTAATGGATTAGATGCTATAACTACTCCTGCTGCATGAGTTGATGAATGTCGTGGAAGACCTTCTAAATCCTTTGACATATCTATTAACGATCTTATTCTTTCATCCTTATCATATATCTCTTTTAGTTCAGGATTAAGATTTAATGCCTTTTCTATTGTGATTCCAAGCATTGTAGGTATCATCTTACATATTTTATCTACTTCACTATAACTATAGTTCATAGCTCTTCCTACGTCTCTAATACACGCTCTAGCAGCCATTGTTCCAAAAGTTATAATTTGTGATACATTATCTTCTCCATACTTTTCTACAACATAGTCTATTACTTCTTGTCTTCTTTCATAGCAAAAATCACTATCTATATCAGGCATAGATACTCTCTCAGGATTTAAAAATCTCTCAAATATCAAACTATACTTTATTGGATCTATCTTTGTTATTCCTAAAGTATATGCTACTATTGAACCCGCTGCACTCCCACGTCCAGGACCTGTTGGTATATCATTGTCATTTGCAAACTTAATAAAATCCCAAACAATTAAAAAGTAATCTACATACCCCATTTGTTTTATTATTTGAAGTTCATATTCAAGTCTATCTAAAAGTTCTTTAGCAGAATCATTTTCAAATTTCAACTCTTCTAACTTACTATAATTTAAATCTTTTCCTCTAAAATCTTTAAACTCATCATACCTATCTATTAACCCAGTATAACAAGTTTTTTTAAGATAGCTATAAGGCTCTTCCCCTTCTGGTAATGGGAATTTAGGTAATTTTGATTCATGAAATTTATATTCATAATTACACTGCTCAGCAATATTTGTAGTATTTTCTAATGCTTCTGGAATATAAGAGAACATTTCCCACATTTCTTCTGGAGACTTTAAATAAAACTGATCAGAAGGATATCTCCTTCTATTAACATCATCTACAGTTTTACCAGTTTGAATACACATCAATATATCATGGGATTTATATCCATCTTTTTTTATGTAATGAACATCATTAGTAGCAACCAATGGTATTCCTAATTCCTTAGATAATCTTATATTATCTTCATTTACTCTTCTCTGTTCATCCATTCCATGATTTTGAATTTCTAAATAAAAATTCTCCTTAAATATATCTTTATATAATAAGGCTGTCTCTTTAGCTTTTTCATAATTCTCCTTTAATTCATAAGATTGAACTTCTCCACCTAAACACGCACTAAGCGCTATTAGTCCTTCACTATGAGATCTTAAATAATCATGATCTACTCTAGGTTTATAATAAAATCCTTCTATAGATGCTATAGAGACTATCTTCATTAAATTTCTATATCCAACTTCATTTTTTACCAATAAAACCAAATGATATGTTGAATTATCTTTATCCGGTTGTTTTATTTTCATAGATTTTCCTGCAACATATACTTCACAACCTAATATTGGTTTAATTCCATATTCTACAGCTGCTTTATAAAAATCTACAAGTCCATATAAAACTCCATGATCAGTTATAGCAATACTGTCCATTCCAAGTTCTTTAGTTTTAGCCATAATCTCTTTTATTTTTCCTGATCCATCTAACAAGCTATATCCAGTATGAAGGTGAAGATGACAAAATTGTTTTTTATTATTATGAATTGTATCTATATTTTTATTGTCATTAGTTAACATAATAAAATATATACCCCCTTTCATAAAAGAGCAAATTGGCGTAGCTTTTCTAACTCATATTAAAAATCTAATGACTTACTACATTCCAAATAAGGTCCAATAACTTTTTTAACTTTTTCTACATGATATTCATTTACATCATAAGCTAAACAGTCTTCCTTAGAAGCAAATCTAGTTATAATTCCAACATCAAAGCTTCTTTCACTTCTTATAACATCAACACCAACTTCTAATTCCTTAAGTTCTTCAATCTTTCCATTCATACTTAATAAAGTTTCTTCAACAAACTTTACATTTTCCTTAGTTGGATCCTTTAATTTAAAGAGTACTATATGAGTAAACATAAATTCATCATCCTTTTTAGTATATATTTTTGTATTTAGTTTTCACTTCTTAATTCTTCTGCTATTTTTTCAATCTTTCTTAATCTATGATTTATACCTGATTTTCCAACTGGTGGATTAAGCATTTGACCTAATTCTTTTAATGACTCATCAGGATAATTTAACCTTAATTCTGCAACTTCTCTAAGATTTTGTGGTAATCTCTGTAATCCAATTTTTCTTTCGATTAATCTGATACTTTCAACTTGTCTAACTGCTGCATTAACTGTTTTAGATAAATTAGCTGTTTCACAATTAACAAGTCTATTTACATTATTTCTCATTTCCTTCATTATACGTATATTTTCAAGTTCTAATAAAGATGAATGAGCCCCTATTATATTAAGTAGATCTACAATCTGTTCTCCTTCTTTAATATAAATTATATGGCTACTTTTTCTCTGAATAACTTTAGAATTTAATCCAAAAGTATTTATAAGATCTCTTAGATCCACAGCATACTCTTCACTATGAGTAACAAATTCTAAATGATATGTTCTTTCTGGATTACTTATACTTCCACCACCAATAAAAGCTCCTCTTATATATGCTCTTTTGATTTCTTCAGTTTCAATCATATCCTTATTAATTCTGTAATTTAAGTTCATTATACCATCAATATCTTGCAATATACCTGTCTCATATAATAACTCTCTAACACCCATATCTTCTGAGATAACAACCATGTAAATATTGTTCTTTTTTAATGAATTACTTTTTTTAACCATAAGTTTTGAGTGTATATTAAAATGATCTTTTAATAAGGTAAATATTAATCTTGCACTTCCTGGATTTTCTGTGGTCATTTTGAAGCTTAAACCACTTCCACTAAAAGCTATGGTTCCACTCACTTTCATTATGGCAGATATCTCTGCTAATGCTTCTTCCTTAGACATATCCACATATCTACATATTTCGCCTTTAACTTTAGATGAAAATGACATCTTCTTTCCCCTTATCTATAATTTTTTTATAATTGATTTAGTCTTTTCTTGTCTTACTCTTTTTTTTATACGTTGAGATAAATACATATACTCTATTATCTTCTTCTTATCATATAATAATTTCTTTTCCATAATTGTATCAACTAAAACTTGAGCTAATTTATCTGCATCATGTTTTATAAATCCCTTATTTACTTTAACTAAATTATCACCAATTATCTTTATCCCTAAGTTATTTACAACTTCTTTATCTAATTTAACTAATTCGGCTCCCTCTAATTGGTATTTTTCTTCTAACTCATTTTCTACTTTACCAATATTAGCAATAACATAATTAACTATATCTTTCCCACCATATTTTTGTAATACTTCTAAGTGATCTGATACTTTAAACTTTGTAGTTTCACCAGGTTGCGTCATTATATTAGATATATAGAACTTTAAAGCTTCACTTTTCTTTACTTCCTTAGCTATATCTTTTACTAACAAATTAGGTATTATACTTGTATATAAACTTCCTGGTCCCATAACTATAGCATCAGCTTCTCTTATAGCTTCTATGGCTTCTTTTAATGGTTTAGCATCTTCAGGTATAATTCTAAAATCTTTAATTTTTGAATTTTGTTTAATAGCTTCTTCCGGTATTTGAGACTCACCTCTAACTACGTTTCCATTTTTTAGGGTTGCTTCAAGTTCCATATTATCTAATGTTACAGGTACAACTTTTCCTGTAACTGCTAATACAGAACTCATTTTTTGCACTGCTTCTTCAAAATTATCAGATATACCATCCATTGCTGCTAAAAACAAATTACCAAAACTTTGATTTTTTAATTTTCCCTCTTTAAATCTATATTGTAATAAATTTTCCATTATAGGTTCTGTATCAGCTAAAGCCAATATACAGTTTCTTATATCACCTGGTGGTAACATTCCTAAATCTTCCCTTAAATCACCTGAACCTCCACCATCATCAGCAACTGTTACTATTGCTGTTATATTTGATGTATAGTACTTCAAACCTCTAAGCATTGTAGAAAGTCCAGTTCCTCCACCTATTACTACTATCTTAGGGCCTTTTATTAGTAATCTTTTTTCTTCTATAAAACTTTCTATTTTCTTACTATCAAATGATACTTTTATATATCCCCTATTCACTAATGCTATTATCGATTTCATACTTTCAGTCACAGAAATATATAAAACAAAAATTCCTGTAATATTTAAAAATATATAAAATATCTTATAATACAAATCATATACTCTATGCGTAACCAATTCTGTAAATCCAAATGCAATTAATAATATTCCAAATATACCAAAGAAAAGCCACCTTTTAACTTTGATTCCTGGTTTAATTAATTCTTTTATCCTCATAGTTTCTTTTCTCCTCTATGAAGATCTTCACCAACATCTCTATGCTCTATTTTTACTTTATAATTTTCATCATTCAATCTCTCATAAATTTCATTAGCGATTGCTACTGAACGATGTCTTCCCCCAGTACATCCTATTGAAATTATAAGTTGTCTCTTTCCTTCTTTAATATAATTAGGAACCAAATATTTAAGCATATCTTGTAATTTATCTATAAAAGTAATGGTTTCTTCTTGCTTTAACACATAATCTTTTACTGACTTATCATTACCTGAATATTGCTTAAGTTCAGGTATATAGAATGGATTTGGTATAAATCTAACATCAAAAACCAAATCTGAATCTACAGGTATACCATATTTAAAGCCAAAACTTAAAACTGTTATTGATAATTGCTTCTCTGTTTCAATATTTTCACCATAATGTTCATTCATTTTTTCTCTTAAATCTCTTATGGCATATTTTGATGTATCAATTATTATATCAGCTCTATCTTTAATTTCTCTTAATTTACTTCTTTCTTGAATTATTCCATTTAAAACTCTGCCGTCTGGTGATAATGGATGACTTCTCCTTGATTCTTTGAATCTCTTTATAAGTACCTCATTTGAAGCTTCTAAAAATAAAATTTCATATTTAAATTCATTCTCTTTTAAGTAATTCAAAGTTTCAAATAAGTCGTCAAAAAAGACTCCTCCTCTTATATCAATTACTAATGCAACTTTATCAATCTTTCCATCAGTTTGAGAACATAACTCGGCAAATTTATTTATTAATTTAGGTGGTAAGTTATCTACACAAAAATATCCTAAGTCTTCTAAACTTCTAGTTGCTTGTGTTTTACCTGCACCTGATAATCCTGTAACTATAACAAATCTCATAAAAATCCCTCCTTATCAAAAAAGATAATATAAATTAATAACTTTCATCTTAAAATTATAACATATATTAAAGTATACATTACACTAAAAAAGTGGTATATATGTTTTTAATTAATAAATTTATTTTTTTAATCAACATTTTTTATCTTCAAAATTATCTTCATTTTAAACGTGCCTTTATATATTCAATAGATGAAGTTATATATATGAAAATTCTACTACAACATAGCTTAAAATTTATATAACTTCAAAAAAATAATAGTTCAAAAATACTAAAACTTTTGAACTATTATTTTTATTATATTTTATAATTAATCTTCGCCTATTATTCTAACTTCTGGATACAAATCTACACCAAATTGTTTTTTTACTTCTTTTTGAACATGTTCTATTAAATCTAGAATATCTTTAGCTGTTGCATTTCCTTTATTTATTATAAAACCAGAATGTTTATCAGACACAGCAGCTCCCCCTAAGGTAAATCCTTTTAATCCTGCATCCTGAATTAATTTACCTGCAAAATATCCTTCTGGTCTTTTAAATGTACTACCTGCAGATGGAAATTCTAAAGGTTGCTTATTTTCTCTCCTATGTGTTAATTCAGATACTCTTCCTTCAATTTTATCTTTTTCTCCATATTTAAGACTGAAGGTTGCACTTATTACTACATAGTTTTTTTTCATTATTATTGAAGTTCTATATCCTAACTCCAATTTATCTTTTGATAAAGTGATTACATTTCCTTTTTCATCCATTACTTCTGCTTCTTTAATTATAAATGAAATTTCTCCATCATATGCTCCTGCATTCATAAATACAGCACCACCTACACTGCCTGGAATTCCACATGCAAATTCAAATCCAGTTAATGATGCCTTTAAAGCTTCATCTGATACATCTTTTAATAATGCGCCACTTTCTGCTTTTATTATATTTCCATTTCTAACTATATTATTAAATTCTGATAGTTTTATAACAACTCCGCTTATTCCAGAATCTTTTACTAAAACATTAGATCCATTTCCAAGAATATAAAAAGGTATATTATTTTCTTTACATATTTTTATAGTTTCTATTATTTGCTCTTTAGTATTTGGAGTTAAAAGTATATTTACTGGTCCCCCAACTCTAAAATTTGTATATTCACTCATTTTTGCATTTTCATGCATTTGTACATCTTTGTATAAATTACTAAATAAAACTTTATAGTTTTTATTTCGATTCATGATAAAACTCCTCAAATACTTATATTGATTTTTTAAGTAAATATTATTATTTCCGTACTATTATAGCATAAATTAAGAATTATGTTCATGTTTTTTAAAATAAGATATTATACTATTTGCAGCCTTATTGTCTATTGATTCTGTAGATAATAATTCTTTAAATTTTGCATTTTTTATATTCTCAACACTACCAAACTTCATAAGTAATGCTCTTCTTCTTTTTGTGCCAACATTAGGTATGTCTTCTAAAATTGAATGAAGAGTTCTTTTATCTCTTAAACTTCTATGATATGTTATAGCAAATCTATGAACTTCATCTTGTATTCTTCTTATAAATTGCATAAGACTAGAATTTCTATTTATAATAATCTCTTTATTATTATAAATAATCCCTCTTGTTGAATGGTAATCATCTTTTACTAATCCACAAACAGGTATTTCTATACCTAATTTATTTAATATTTCTTTAGCCACATTTACTTGACCTTTTCCACCATCCATCATAATTAAATCAGGAAAGTTAGAGAATTTTCCATTTGAAAACTGGAGATTTCTCTCTTGTATCTCTTTTATTTCTCTTAATCCATGATTAAATCTTCTTTCTAAAATTTCTCTCATGCTATCATATTCATTTCCATTTTTAACCGATTTTATACTAAATCTCCTATAATCACTATTCTTTGCTTTTCCATTTTCAAAAACTATCATAGAGCCAACTGAGTCTACCCCTTGAATATTAGATATATCAAAAGATTCTATTCTATTTGGTATATCATCTAAATCTAATAGATCTTTTAATTCTTCTAAACAACGTTTGTTTAACTCTTTGTCCATTAATAGTTTTTCTTTAAATTGATCTAAAGTAAGCTTTGCATTATTTTTTACTAATTCCAACATTTCTTTTTTAGTACCTTTTTTAGGCACCTTTACATTAACTTTAGAACCTTTTTTTATCTTTAAAAATTCTTCTAAAGCTTCAGTATCTTGTTCTTGAGGAACATAAATATTTTTTGGTACCTTAGCTGTTCCTCCATAAAAAGAAATCATAAATTGAGATAAAATACTACTTTCTTCTTGATATGTACTATTTTCTAATATAAAATGTTCTCTGCCTGTAACTTTTCCTTCTCTAAGAAAGAACACTTGAACACAGCAGTCTTTTTCATCTTTATACAAGTTAATAAAATCTTCATCTCCAGCTTGAGATTTAAATATCTTTTGTTTTTCTACTATATTCTCTATAGCTATTATCTTATCTCGTAATGAAGCTGCCTTTTCAAATTCTAATTTTTTTGAGGCTTCTTCCATATCTTTTTGAAGTTTACTCATCAAATTTTTATTTTTTCCACTAAGAAGATCCATCACCTCATTTATCATATCTCTGTATTCCTTTTTAGAAATATATCCAGCACAAGGAGCATTACATTTCTTTATATGATAATTTAAACATGGCCTAGTTGGTGTTCCACCTTCTGTTATAGACTTTTTACATGTTCGTATTGTAAATATCTTTTTTATTAGATTCATAGTTTCATAAACAGATGCTATATTAGTATATGGTCCAAAATATTTATTTCCATCCTTAGCATATTTTCTGGTAATAAAAACCTTAGGAAATTCTTCATTTAAAGTTATCTTTATAAATGGATAAAATTTATCGTCTTTTAAAAGAATATTATACCTTGGACTATATTTTTTAATTAGATTACATTCAAGTATTAATGCTTCCATTTCTGAGTCAGTGATTATATATTCAAATTCTGTAATATTCTTTACCATAGCTTTTACTTTTTCAGAATGATTTTTAGAATTTTGAAAGTATTGTCTTACTCTATTTTTTAAAATTTTTGCTTTTCCAACATAAATAATTTCTCCAAGAGAATTTTTCATTAAATATACTCCTGGTTTATCTGGTAAAACTTTAAGTTGATTCTTTAAATCAAACATTTAAATCACCTCCACAATATATTCTCATGTATTCTAATAATATTTATACTATAATATAATATCGACATTATATTATAAATATTTAATTAACGCTATGTCTAAAATAGTTATAAACTATTTAAACATAGCGTTAATTTAATTATATTTTATTTTTAACTTAATAAAGTTAATAAATTGTTACATAAATTAATTTAAAACAATTTATTATTGAGATAATGAAGATTGTATAACTTTCCCCGCTACTTGTGCAGCTATTCCAGCACCAAATCCTCCATTTTCAACAATAACAGCAACTGCAACTTTGGGATTATTTTCTGGTGCAAATCCTATAAACCATGAATGTGGTTTAGCATCTCTACCATTTGGTAATTTATAGTCTGCTGTTCCTGTTTTACCACAAGCTTCTGTACCACTAAATACTCTCCAACTTCCATTAACTCTAGAATCAACTAGATTTTTCATATAATCAGTTATTATAGCTGCTTCATTTGCATCCATAACCTGTTTAATTTTTTTAGAGTTAACTGTTTTAACTGTATTTCCATCTTTATCAATAACTTTATTAACTAATTTAGGTTTCATCATAACACCATCATTAGCTATGGTACTAGTAACTAAAGCCATTTGCATAGGCGTTGTTAAAATGCTACTTTGACCTATACCAGATTGAGCTATACTACCTACTTCATAACTTTTAAGAGTTGGAAATTTACTCTTTTGTATTATAAAGCCATCTGCTTCTATTGAATTATTAAATCCAAACTTTTCTGCTGTAGTTTTTAATTTGTCATTTCCTAGCTCCATGGCTAATCCTCCAAAAACAACATTACTTGAAACTCTGAAAGCTTCTTTTAAATCTAAACTTCCATAAGCTGCTCCACCTGCATTACTTAATGAATGACTATCATTAAATACAAGTTTACCATCATCTTGGAACTGTCTATCAGTTATTCCTGCGATATTCTCTAAAGCACTTGTAAGAGTTACTGTTTTGAATGTTGAACCGGGTGGATACAATCCTCCTGTGGCTCTATTTATAAGTGGACTATCATCCGCACTGCCCTCATTAGCTGCTTCCATTGATGCTTTTAAATTGTTAGGATCATATGTTGGTTTAGATACCATAGCAAGAACTTCTCCTGTCTTAGGATCTAAAGCCACTACTGCTCCTTTATTATTTCCAAGAGCATCATATGCAACCTTTTGAATATCCGTATTCAATGTAGTTATAATACTATTACCTATCTTGTTTTCTTCTTCTTTTCTATTATTAAATGCATTCTTTAAATTTTCCATTGAAAAATCTTTAGTTAAATTTAAAAATGTATTACTTATAGAACTATATGTTGATAACTCTTTGTCATATGATGCTTCTAATCCTGTAGCTCTATATACTGGATCAACATATCCTAAAACATGAGTATATAAGTCACCATATACATATTCTCTTTTTTGAGTGAGAGCATTTTTTCTCTCACTTTTAGTTAACGGATTTTGATTTCTATCATATATCGTTCCCCTTAGGACCTCATTTCTTCTTGCATTTAATCTTTTATTTCCCTGTTGTTCTGCTATTGCTGGTGCATTAAACACTTGAAAATATGCTATATATGAAATAAGTGCTACAAAACAAAATAGAAAAACTATCATTACTTTTTTTACACTATCTGAAATATCTTTCATAATTAGTCCTCCTCTGATATTTTTTGCAGTATTGAAAGAGCAAAAAACATAGTTATAACTGAGGAACCACCATAACTGATAAGTGGTAAAGTTATGCCTGTTAAAGGTATTACTGCAAAAACTCCGCCTATAATAACTAATACCTGACAAGCTATCATTGCACTAAAACCAACTGCAGTTAATTGAGAAAATCTATCTTTTATAAAAACTGCATATCTCATTCCTCTATAGAACATTAAAAAATATATTATCATAATTCCAAGACCAATTATTATTCCAAGTTCTTCACAAATTACTGCAAAAATAAAATCTGATGTATTTATAGGAATAAACCCTGGATATCCTTGACCAAGTCCACTACCAAATAACCCACCTGATGATATAGCATACATTCCTTCAACTATTTGATAACCTAATCCACTTGGATCACTCCATGGATCTCTCCATATTTCAACTCTTTGTCTTACATGACCAAATAATTTATATGCTACAAATGCACCAATTAAAAATAATATAAGACTTATTACTACATATTTCTTTTTACCGGTTCCAACATAAAGCATAGTTACTGATATTCCAAAGAATATTAAAGCAGAGCCTAAATCCTTTTGAAGTACCATAGCTCCTAATGAAAACATTACCACCAAAGCTGGCTCCCAAAGTTGCTTAAAATCTCCTTTTATATTGTTTTTGTCTTCATATTTTTGAATAGCTGATGCAATATATAATACAAATACTATTTTCCCGAATTCTGATGGTTGGAAACTAGTTCCTGCAATCCTAACCCAGTTTCTAGCACCATTAATTTCTGTTCCATGTATTAATGCTAATGGCATTAATATTAATGTTAGAATTAAAAATACATTTTTATATTTTGCAAATTCCCGTATATCAGGTATTAAAATTACTATAAACATATATACTATTATTCCAATTATAACCCAAATTAATTGTTTTATAGCAACTGCAGAATTCAACCTATATAACATAGAAATACCTATAACCGATAATATGCATGAAAATATAAATAAAAACCTATCTCCATTAGGATAAAATTTGTTCATCAAAAGCTTAGCCACTGTTATTAACACACATATTATTGCCCCCATATATATTGCACCTTTATCTATTGGATCTTTTAAAATAGCTAAATTCACAAAAAGAGACATACATAATATATATGTCAATATCATTAACTGGGTATCACCTTTTCGTTTCACTTTATCACCTCATCCGTTGATTATCTAGCTAAGAACTTTAAATATAGAAGTACCTATTCTTATTTCATCTTTATTAGATAATTTTTGTTTCCCTTTTATTCTATTACCATTAACATAAGTTCCGTTAGTACTATTTAAATCTTCTACAAACAGTCCAGTATTTCTTATAAATACTCTCGCATGATTGCCTGAAACATGCTGATCTGAAAGAGAAATAGAATTTTCACTTTTTCTTCCAATCGTTAAATCATTTCTTATTGGAATTACCGAGCCCTCTTTTAAATCTATAGATTCGCCTAACTTTAATACCTCTAATCCAAAACTACCTCTAGAATGAGATGGTCTTCTTCTTCTTCCTCCACCTTTTATATCTTTATACATTATTTTTAAAGCATAATAAATTATAAAATATAAAACCACAATGAAAATTGTTGCAAATATTCCTGC
This region includes:
- a CDS encoding FtsW/RodA/SpoVE family cell cycle protein; translation: MILTYILCMSLFVNLAILKDPIDKGAIYMGAIICVLITVAKLLMNKFYPNGDRFLFIFSCILSVIGISMLYRLNSAVAIKQLIWVIIGIIVYMFIVILIPDIREFAKYKNVFLILTLILMPLALIHGTEINGARNWVRIAGTSFQPSEFGKIVFVLYIASAIQKYEDKNNIKGDFKQLWEPALVVMFSLGAMVLQKDLGSALIFFGISVTMLYVGTGKKKYVVISLILFLIGAFVAYKLFGHVRQRVEIWRDPWSDPSGLGYQIVEGMYAISSGGLFGSGLGQGYPGFIPINTSDFIFAVICEELGIIIGLGIMIIYFLMFYRGMRYAVFIKDRFSQLTAVGFSAMIACQVLVIIGGVFAVIPLTGITLPLISYGGSSVITMFFALSILQKISEED
- a CDS encoding FHA domain-containing protein, translated to MDFSKISAGIFATIFIVVLYFIIYYALKIMYKDIKGGGRRRRPSHSRGSFGLEVLKLGESIDLKEGSVIPIRNDLTIGRKSENSISLSDQHVSGNHARVFIRNTGLFVEDLNSTNGTYVNGNRIKGKQKLSNKDEIRIGTSIFKVLS